A window of Maioricimonas rarisocia genomic DNA:
GTCGAGACGCTCGCCGCCCTCGCCGAAGACAACGGCGGCGTCTACTTCGTGCCGGCCTTCGTAGGACTGGGAGCCCCGCACTGGGACTCCGACGCACGTGGCACACTGATCGGTCTGACCCGCGGCACGAATCGGGGCCACATCGCCCGGGCCGCTCTGGAGGCGATGGCTTACCGCACGCGGGACGTTCTCGACGCGATGCAGCGGGATGCAAACATCGAACTGTCCCGGCTGAAGGTGGACGGCGGCGCGTCAGTCAACGACCTGCTGATGCAGTTTCAGTCGGACATGCTCGATGTACCGGTGCAGCGGCCGGTTGTTCAGGAGACGACCGCGCTGGGCGCGGCCTATCTGGCCGGGCTGGCTGTCGGCGTCTGGCCCGACCTGAGTGAGATCGAGAAGAACTGGGCACTGGACCGGGAGTTCCGACCGGCAATGGGAGCCGACCAGCGTGAGTCTCTCTATGCAGGCTGGCAGCGTGCGGTAAAGCGGTCGCTCGCCTGGGCGCGGGAGGAGGATTAAGGCGGCCGGGGGCGCAGAGTGCTGTCGCCGGAGGCGCACCGCAAGCGTCATTCGGGGCACACCAGCTGATACGAGCCGCGACCGTCAGGGATCGACGGCCGGTTGGAACCGGCCCTACCGACGTGCCGCTAATGCTCACCCGCCTGCGGCGTGAGAGCATGGCACCCGGTGAGACCAATTCGGGTGGGGCAGGCATTCCAGCCTGCCGGCAAACGTCGAGCAGAGTGCCGATCGGGGACGCGCACGGCTCGCAGAGCCGTGGCGCCCGATTTGCCGCCCCCGGGGCCGTAGGGTGCTGTCGCCGAAGGCGACGCACCGATCTAACGTCGTGCAGACTCGCCCGCCAGTTCGGATGGTGCGTCACGGAGATGTCCGGTCGCGGCACTTCGAACATCGTGGATAGCCGATGCATGGCTTGCCATGACACACCCTACAGGGATCTCACGACTCATTTCTCATCACTCACACAGTACATGTGCTCCCACGTCCGCAGAAAGATCTCGCCATTCGAGATCGCCGGCGTCGAGTTGCTCTGTTCCCCCAGGTCGTTTTCGGCGAGCGTTTCGTACTCGTCCGGATTCGGCGCCAGAACGCGGGTGATGCCGTTCTGCCCCGTGACGTACAGGCGGCCATCGGCGAACACCATCGAGCCCCAGTGGGGGCCGTCAGACGTGCGGCGGACCTTCCAGCGGGATTCGCCCGTCGCGATGTCGATGCATTCGATCGAACCGGGGTTGTCGGCATTCGCCATGAACAGGTTGCCGTCGATGATCACGCCGGTACCGATCCGCTGCGGGTGCCGCTCTTCGCCGTCATGCCACAGGCGATTCTCCTCGGTCACGTCGCCCGAGCCCCCCATGCGGAATGCCATGGCCGGTCCGCCGAAACCGGCCAGCACGACGGCAATATTGCCGGAGACCATCGGCGAAGTGTAAACCAGATCCCCCCGATCGCTGCTGACGCCGTCGACATGCCACAACTCTTCGCCCGTGCGGGGATTGCATGCAATGACGCGGGTGTGCATCGAGCAGAGGAGTTGATCCTCGCCTTCGACGTCGACGATCAGCGGCGTCGACCAGGTCCCAACGTAACGCCCCTCGCTGCTGGCGCTTCCGCCCGGCTCCGGCTTCTCCCAGACGGTCTCGCCGGTTTTCAGATCGAGCGCGACCAGTTGCGTCCGTTCGCCCGGTCCGCAGAGCTGAATCACCAGATCGTCGTAGATGATCGGCGAGGAGCCATAGCCCCAGATGTGATCGAACTGCCCCAGATCCCGCGACCACAGCAGGTTGCCGGCAAGGTCATAGCAGTGCATTCCTGCCGATCCGTGCCAGACCACCACGTGTTTTCCGTCAGACACGGGAGACGAACCGGCGTACGGATTCGTCTTGTGGGTGTCCGCGACGCGGTCGTACTCGACAGTCTGCTTCCATTGGAGACTGCCGTCTTCGCGGTCGTAACAGAGCAGATGGCGCTGGCGCCCCTTGTCTTCGGCACAGGTGAGATAGACGTGTCCATTTACCACGATCGGGCTGCTGTTCCCGGGTCCGGGCAGCGAGGTCTTCCAGCGGATGTTGTTGTCCGGTCCCCACTTAAGGGGGAGCTCCTTCGCGTCCGAGGTATTGTCGTGGTCCGGCCCGCGAAACGACGGCCAGTCCCCGGCAGAGGCCAGCGAACTCAGAACTCCGGCGATCACCAGCGTGGCAGCAGTGCGGCGCATCCGATTTCTCCCGAAACCTCGCAAGATCTGGACGGGTACAACGAATGAGACTACTGGATGGACTCCGTCTGGTGCACGTCTCCGACCAGAAATTCAGTCTGCTGGAACATTCGTCACATTCGCGGCATCCAAAACGGTATCGGAGGCGAATTCGGAAAAACTCAAACCGGATGAGTGATCCGGCTTCCCCAAACGACTGACGTCATAGAGTTCGAAGAATTGCAGGTTCCCCCTCAATCCGTTGCGAGGTTCGCAAAGATGAACATTCTGGAAGAACCCGCCGGCATCGATCGTGCTCTCCGCTGTGGAGTTCGGCCCATGGTTTCCAGCCGTTACCAGATCATGGCCTGGCTGAGCGGCAAATGGTCGCAGGTCGGCCGGACCGACGAGTCGCGACCGAATGCCGTCGCGATCGCCGAGCGGGCGTTCGAGCGGACACGCGTTCCCCTCGAACTGCGCAACATCGACGGCGAAACGGTCGCTCGCTACCTCTGAAGCAGTCACGTTCTGTCCCGCACGGACCGTTCTTTCACGATCCGGCATCGGTCGCGCGTCATGACTCTTCAGCGGATGTTTCTGATAGCACTTCCGCAAGACGCGCAGTGACCTGAGGATCACCGATTTCCGCTTTGCCGAACCCGGGTTGCGCCCCGGCCGCCACAGCCGACTGCTGGGCATCGGCATAATTGGAGACCAGCATCGCCGGCGTTGCGCCCAGCAGGTCGTCCCGTTTCAGGCGCTTGAGCAGCCCCACTCCGTCGCTGCCGTCCAGGTCCAGCTTGCGGTTGATCAGCACCAGCCTGAACTCGCCACGCTCCAGTTCGTCGCGGGCTTCGTTCTCGTCATCGGCGGCAACGACGGTCACACCGAACTGCTGACCGAGAAACCGGCTGAGGTTGCCGTGATCGAAACCGCACTGGCCGATGCTCAGGACACGTCCGGACATGCTGTTTCCTTTCTACTCGCTGGCCTGGACCGGCCAAATCAGTGCACCCGCATGCCCGGCTGGGCACCGGTATCGGGGTTGAGCAGGAAGATGTCCTTCCCGCCCGGACCACACGCGAGCACCATTCCTTCGCTCACACCAAACCGCATCTTGCGCGGCTTGAGGTTGGCACAACAGACGACGAGCCGGCCGACCAGTTCTTCGGGCGCGTAGCAGCTCTTGATGCCCGCGAACACGTTCCGCCGTTCCTCGCCGCCGAGCGAAAGCGTCAGCTGCAGAAGCTTGTCGGCTCCCTCGACATGATTCGCTTCGATCACGCGGGCAACCCGCATGTCGACCTTCATGAAGTCGTCGATCGTGCAGTGCTCTTCGGTCAGCGGCTCTTTCTCGAGCGCTTCGGGCCCGTCGTTGTATTCGCTGGCCGCGTCGGAAGCCGCTGCTTCGCCGGCAGCAGTATTGTCCTTGGATTCCTCGATCATCGCTTCCACCTTCTTGGGATCAACGCGTTGCATCATGTGTTGGAACTTGCCGACCTGCGTACCGGTCAGCGGCTGCCGGGCCTCCTCCCAACTTGAAATCGGCTGGCCCAGCAGATCCGCGGCCTGTTCGGCCAGGCGGGGCAGCACGGGCGAGAGGTAGACGACAATCTGGCGGAACAGATTCAGCCCGACCGAGCAGATGTCCCGCAGTTCGTCCTGCCGGGATTCGTCCTTGCGGAGCTTCCACGGCTCCTTTGATTCGATGTACTGGTTGGCCCGGTCCGCGAGGACCATGATCTCCCGCATGGCACCATTGTAGTCGCAGTTCTCGTAGCGGCGTGCGATTTCGTCGCCGGCCGCCGCTCCCTGCTCGAACAGGCCGCCATCGTCGGGATACGTCTCGGACAGGTGCCCGCCTGCGACGAATTTCGCACACCGACTGGCGATGTTGACGACCTTGCCCACCAGGTCCGAATCGACCTTCGTCTTGAACTCGTCGAAGTTCAGGTCGATGTCGTCGACGCGCGGGCCGAGCTTGGACGCAAAGAAGTACCGCAGGTACGACGGGTCGAGATGCTCGAGATACGTCGCCGCCGGGATGAACGTCCCTTTCGACTTCGACATCTTCTCGCCATCGACGGTGAGAAAGCCGTGGATGTGCACCTTGCCGGGCAGCGAGAATCCGGCCGTCTTGAGCATTGCCGGCCAGAACAGCGTGTGGAAGTACGTAATGTCTTTCCCGATGAAGTGGTGAATCTCGGTGTCCGGGTTCTTCCACCATTCGTCGAGTGACTCACCATGCTGCTCGCACCACTCGGCAGTGCTGGCGATGTAACCGATCGGAGCATCGAACCAGACGTACCAGGAGTTGCCCGGAGCGTCCGGGATTTCAAACCCGAAGTACGGCGCCGGTCGGGAGATGTCCCAGTCCCGCAGCGGCTCGTGCAGGAAGTGCCCCTTGAGGTAGTTGGCGACTTCCGGCTGCAGGTGATCCCCCGACTGCGTCCACTCTTCAAGGAACGGATGAAGCTGTTCGATCTCGACGAACAGGTGCGTGGCCGAGCGAACCTCCGGAGTGGCTCCACTGAGCGTGCTGACCGGATCGATCAGTTCGGCCGGAGAATGTGTGTGGCCGCACTTGTCACACGAATCGCCGTACTGGTTCGGTGCCTTGCAGTTCGGGCAGGTTCCCTTGACGAACCGGTCGGCCAGAAACGTTTCGGCCACCGGATCGTAGAGCTGCTCGATTTCCTTTTCATGAACCATGCCGGCCTGGCGGATCGCCGACCAGACCTCGCCGCACAACTTGCGGTTCGCCTCGCTGTTCGTCGAACCGTAATTGTCGAATTCGATTCCGAACGCGGCGAAGTCGCGGACGTGCGCCTCCCGCATATCGGCGATGAGCTCTTCTTCGGTCCGTCCTTCCTGACGGGCCCGGATCATGATCGCCGTGCCGTGCGTATCGTCGGCGCAGATGTAGATGCACTGGTTCCCGCGCAGCTTCTGAAACCGCACCCAGATATCGGTCTGGATGTACTCCACCAGATGACCGATGTGGATGTGGCCGTTTGCATACGGCAGTGCAGCAGTGACGAGGATGCGTCGATTCGACATCGCAACCAGATTTCGTGTGGGCGGTTCGGTTATTCGGAAGAGATTCTGCCAGCGACTCGCGTGCCGAGTCGCGCCGGGCGGCATTCTAGAGCACGTTCCGCGTGGACGTGAAGCAGGAGCGGCGACAATTCCCGGGAAAGCAGGCCGTTCGCACCACGTCCGTCAGCGGTGCCGTCGACCCGCGTCGCCTTTCCACAGGATCAGAGCCGGCTCCGTCCCGCCGGCCGGCTCCTCGAACGAGTGATCCTGTACCGGAACAGACACCTTCGCGGCATGGGGGTTCACCCGTCGGTGCTGCGGCTCCCCTGCCGCCCACAATGCGACTGCGCCGGCTGTGGACGCTCCCCGGGGAAACTCCCTAAGCTGGCGACATGAGCAGTCAACAGGTTGCGGTCAATCGAACACTGGTCGGCATCATCGCGGTCGTCTGCCTGCTGGCAGGAGCCGTGATCTTCGTGATGGACTCGTACCACAACGTCTGGTGCGGTGCATTTGTGCGCACGGGACTGCTGATGGGAGCCTTCTGGCTGGCGCTGCCGGCCGGCGACCGCGAGGCGGCCTGGGCCAACGTTTCCCCCTGGGCCCTGGCAGCCATCGTCGTCGTGATTCTGCTGTTCGTCCGCCGACCGCGGATCTTCTTTCCGCTGCTGATGCTGTTCGGAATCGCCGCGCTGTTTCTGCGACCCCGCTCGCGACGGCGCAAGTGACGTCCTACATGGCACCGGCAGATGGTTCTGCCGAGATCTGCACAGGCGGCACGATCTGATCGGCGGAGACCGGCATACCTGCCTCCTGCAGGGCCTGTCGTCGGGCGTCGACGTACACCTGTGACGTCACCTCGAGCAGCTTCTCGCGGCTGCCGGGCAGAATCCCGTCCAGCTTCTGGCTGATCTGCTCGACCCATCCGGGCTGACGGTGCATAGCGACATCCATCATCCGCACGAAGAGCGAGACTTCCTCGAAGTTCTTGTCCGCCATGCGATTGCTGACCGGACTGACAATGCGGGCAATCGTGTCGACCGTCTGTGACGGAAACGAAACGAACAGGTCGGCCTGCTGCGTCACATAGTGCTGCCCGGATCGATCCTGCCCGGCACTTGTCTGCAGATGCATCAGTGCCCGGGACTGAATCGGTTTAGTCAGCAGTGGGCTGTTGAACTGTCCTTCACAGAGGATCAGACAACTGTTGCGGCTGCGATGGAGCACCGTGATCACGCCGAATGTCCCATCGCCCAGGTCCGATTCATATTCGTTCGGCCCCGTCTGGAACATCTGCAGCTTGGAGATCCCCATCGCCCGCCAGATGCTCACCGCCACGTCCGGGTGTGTCGTGAAGAACCCGTACACGCGAGGATCGACGTCGCAGCGAATCGTCGGCAGTCGACGGTAGAGACTCAGAGACGACAGGATTTCGCTGGCGGCCTGTCGGTGCGTGGCCGTCAGGTAATGCATCGGAAGCGCGTCGATCGCCCTGCCACGCGTGCGCCGGGACGATGTCCCCTGGTCGATCACATCGACGCGAATCTGCGGGGCCGCGTCGCCGTGATCGTCGGACTGGCCCGCAACCTGCAGGATCGGCGGCGTCTGACGATCCTGTCCCGCTTCCAGCGAGGCTGCGGCGTCCTCGGCGGTGACCGTCCTTCCCCCCGAAAGAACGGCCACCGCGATCAAACAAAGCAGCACTTCCCTACGACCGGTCGACACCGGTCCCGGCGCATCTACCATGTGTCCCCCCCCAGGATCTAGCGGGCCGCGTTCCGTCGAAGGACGGCAACCCGACCAATAGGAACAATCGGCAAACTTGCCCTTGCAGCACCAACCGAAATGTGCCTGCCAGACCGTCCGCAACTTCCCGTCGAGCGAAGAGAGCACGAGCGGACCAACTTGCGGCCCCCGACCGATTCCGTCTCCGCAGGGCCCCGGCCTCTACCTCTGCCGTCGCACCTCGGTCGAGGAAACATCCATACGGAAGCGGCTGGCGGGCAATTCTTCGAACAGATCGCG
This region includes:
- a CDS encoding response regulator — its product is MSGRVLSIGQCGFDHGNLSRFLGQQFGVTVVAADDENEARDELERGEFRLVLINRKLDLDGSDGVGLLKRLKRDDLLGATPAMLVSNYADAQQSAVAAGAQPGFGKAEIGDPQVTARLAEVLSETSAEES
- the metG gene encoding methionine--tRNA ligase; this translates as MSNRRILVTAALPYANGHIHIGHLVEYIQTDIWVRFQKLRGNQCIYICADDTHGTAIMIRARQEGRTEEELIADMREAHVRDFAAFGIEFDNYGSTNSEANRKLCGEVWSAIRQAGMVHEKEIEQLYDPVAETFLADRFVKGTCPNCKAPNQYGDSCDKCGHTHSPAELIDPVSTLSGATPEVRSATHLFVEIEQLHPFLEEWTQSGDHLQPEVANYLKGHFLHEPLRDWDISRPAPYFGFEIPDAPGNSWYVWFDAPIGYIASTAEWCEQHGESLDEWWKNPDTEIHHFIGKDITYFHTLFWPAMLKTAGFSLPGKVHIHGFLTVDGEKMSKSKGTFIPAATYLEHLDPSYLRYFFASKLGPRVDDIDLNFDEFKTKVDSDLVGKVVNIASRCAKFVAGGHLSETYPDDGGLFEQGAAAGDEIARRYENCDYNGAMREIMVLADRANQYIESKEPWKLRKDESRQDELRDICSVGLNLFRQIVVYLSPVLPRLAEQAADLLGQPISSWEEARQPLTGTQVGKFQHMMQRVDPKKVEAMIEESKDNTAAGEAAASDAASEYNDGPEALEKEPLTEEHCTIDDFMKVDMRVARVIEANHVEGADKLLQLTLSLGGEERRNVFAGIKSCYAPEELVGRLVVCCANLKPRKMRFGVSEGMVLACGPGGKDIFLLNPDTGAQPGMRVH
- a CDS encoding PQQ-binding-like beta-propeller repeat protein, which produces MRRTAATLVIAGVLSSLASAGDWPSFRGPDHDNTSDAKELPLKWGPDNNIRWKTSLPGPGNSSPIVVNGHVYLTCAEDKGRQRHLLCYDREDGSLQWKQTVEYDRVADTHKTNPYAGSSPVSDGKHVVVWHGSAGMHCYDLAGNLLWSRDLGQFDHIWGYGSSPIIYDDLVIQLCGPGERTQLVALDLKTGETVWEKPEPGGSASSEGRYVGTWSTPLIVDVEGEDQLLCSMHTRVIACNPRTGEELWHVDGVSSDRGDLVYTSPMVSGNIAVVLAGFGGPAMAFRMGGSGDVTEENRLWHDGEERHPQRIGTGVIIDGNLFMANADNPGSIECIDIATGESRWKVRRTSDGPHWGSMVFADGRLYVTGQNGITRVLAPNPDEYETLAENDLGEQSNSTPAISNGEIFLRTWEHMYCVSDEK